From Solanum lycopersicum chromosome 4, SLM_r2.1:
atacaaataaaatatacacgAGCTATATATTTTTCACGAATTCATATAAACTTTATCtaattaattcttcaaattgTTGTGTTTACTACCTTAATTATTCTACGTATTTAGAATTCCTAAATAGTGTACATTAACAATGTTTTTACTTTACTTAAATTGCACTTTGGCCGGTGGAATATAAATTAgtattagtaataaataaaaactttgGATCAACCCTCACATGAATAGCATTTGACTCAACTATTTCCTCACTTTTCTTTTAACCAAGAATGAATAgtttgaccaaaaaaaattgaatgaatagttactaatactaatatatgtaatttatattttataacaatgtatttataatattactatAACCCATCATTTTCTCTCTCATTTGACTCTTTTAACCCTAACCACCCTATGTACAACTATAACAGACAGCCAtaaagagaggaaaaaaaaaacactaccAGCTACTTCAATTATTACTAACAGAGAGTTACatttgatttttgacttattttaatttgttacttGAAAGTtagtatttatgtaatttttttaaaatttgtttatatatgaaaaataataattttatttaaataatatctaaaataagtcaatccaaataGACTCTAATTAATGACTCGTTAACCTAAAAGCTCCAATTAAACTATTCAATTTACTAATATACCCCTCAACCCCACCACCAAGTACACCTCCTTCCTTGGGGGGCCACTTCAACCACTACCAAATTGGACCCATAGTTTCCACAGCCCATTTCTTTTGATCAtcatatcaaacaaaaaatctGTTGTACCTTGTGCTTACTAGTTGTACTTTACACTTGATGGATCCCTCCTCCTTTCATTTTATTCTCTGCTTCACAGCTCagcaaataagaaacaaaaaatttaccAAGAAAAGAGAGTGAGCCCAAATAATTACATGGGGTTTCTCATAAGTAACAAGAAAAGAATCCCAAAAACCCAAAAGAGTCTTTATCTTCACATTACCCATaatgctttttaaaaaaaaattattaattaataaaaatcaaaactttttaCATTTTCCAgttgtattattataatatagCCAACCCCACACACAAAATTTTATACACCTAATTTTTCTTTACTATAATACTGATGTGTTTGTTTGTGTATGTTTATacatcattttcattcattattatttatttctctaATTGAGGGAAGAGGGGGTTGTTGTTACTTGTAATGGGTGTTTAAAAGCAGTGTGTCATAAAGAGAAGAGGAGAAGGGTAGTGCTTTTCTTGAATGTGTTATGGTTTGAGGGGATTTCACTTTGAGTGGTCTCTAATGTGCTGAAACTGAAGAGGGGTTTGTTTTACTTCTCCATTCTTGATTGTTTTGACTCAAAATGGATACTAAAGGGAGGCTTATTGCTGGTTCACATAATAGAAATGAATTTGTTCTCATCAATGCTGATGAAGTTGGAAGAGTAAGTGCTTCCAAAATCTTATCGTTTTGCTCTTTTCTTGCTCCATTTGAgacaatttcaagaaaaaattcaGTCTTTCTTTAAAGTTCGCCTCCTTTATTTTTGGTGTCGGTGGGGGTGTTAATTGACCATAGTTTGCTCTCTCTGAAGTTACCATTTGCTCATTTCCAGTTTCTGTGCTAAAAAGTTGCCAATTTGGAGGATAAAGTTTCaaactttttcttccattttgaGGGATTTGGGGGTGTTGTCTTCTAGTTCTTCAATTCAGGAATAAGGAAGATCCCTAATTCATTGCTTTTGTTTGTGAAATATCTAGATTTAATAACTTGCCAAAATTGGCTTTTTCCGCTACCACTTTCAAGTTCAATTGATTCCTTATCTCTTGCATTCTTTTTAGGCAAGTTTTTTAATTACATGTCCAAGTGTGAATTAGTGTTGAGGAGGATTCCAATTCTTGATCTAAGGAGGTTTTAATTGTTTATTGGTTACAGGTAACTTCTGTGAAAGAATTAAGTGGACAGATTTGCCAGATTTGTGGAGATGAGATTGAAGTTACAGTAGATGGGGAGACATTTGTTGCTTGCAATGAGTGTGCATTTCCTGTTTGCAGACCTTGTTATGAGTATGAAAGGAGAGAAGGGAATCAAGCTTGCCCTCAATGTAAAACTAGGTACAAGCGTATTAAAGGGAGCCAAAGAGTTGACggagatgatgaagaagatgagtTTGATGACTTAGatcatgaatttgattatgatgGTACACCTAGACATCTTTCTGAGGCTGCACTTGCTCGACTTGGCCGCGGTACCAATTATAATGCTTCTGGGCTTAATACCCCAGCAGAAGTAGATCCTGCTGCCCTTAACTCAGAGATCCCTCTTCTTACTTATGGTCAAGAGGTAATGCCTCAAGATTGTCATGTTTTTTGTTCTCACTATGTTGAATTTTAGCTAAAAAGTTGTAATTTTGCGTAGGATGATACAATTTCAGCTGATAAACATGCACTTATCATACCACCTTTTATGGGTCGTGGGAAGAAAATTCATCCTGTGCCTTATACTGATTCATCCATGTCTTGTAAGTTATTCTGATTAATgcaaatttttaattctttggCCAATTTTCCAGTGCTAGATGGCTTAATGTGTTTGATATGCTTGATCTTTGCAGTGCCGCCTCGCCCCATGGACCCTAAGAAAGATTTGGCAGTTTATGGATATGGTACTGTTGCATGGAAGGAAAGAATGGAGGACTGGAAGAAAAAGCAGAATGATAAACTACAGGTGGTTAAGCATGGAGGCAAAGGTGGTGATAACGATGGAGATGAGCTGGATGATCCCGATCTCCCCAAGTAGGTGTAtgcattgatttttttttctatctaaATTTAACCCCATGACTGATCTGTGATGTGATTTGCACCTTACTTGTGGGATGGTGACTTGCAGTTGTTGCAAGCTGTATATATTATTGATACTGAACTATGTGCTGAATAAAATACTCAAGTGCTGTGCTTTTCTTACTGTAGTACAAGGCCTGGAAAGTTGGTCATGTCACATGTGTTTTGAGTTTTTATGAGGTCTTTTTAGTTGAGACTGTGTTCACAAGGTTGACGATACCAGACGGCAGCTTAGTGTAGTGCTGGTTACTGTACCTTTCAGAAACTAATATCGGCTATCACTCTGTTTCCATAAGCATGTTAaaggaaaattttcataatGGAAATAGTATCTACTCCAAGCCGTTAGTCAAAAGGGATACGTTTTAAAATTAACCATAGATACATACATACATCCCCTTTTTGCTGCAGCAGCCTGCTAGCTGCATTGACATAGTTTTGGGGCCTGGGTTAGATTTGTGTGTGACTTGGATGTACTTTCTTATTGATCAAACTCGTGTATCTGCAGTTTATAATTGGCTTTGCAATTATTGTCCTTCTGGAAGAATCTTATCAAAAAGGAACCTCTTTAATGAGATAACTTACTGTTATTTCttaataaagaataaaacaaatataagttGTACTTCCCTAAGAAAAAACCAAAACGTTCGGGAGATGTATTGCAGATTAGTCACTTGAACTGAGAATTTCTTTTTGCAGCATATCCATCTCTTTGGACAAATTATGGTTCTGGAGTCTTTTATTCAACTTTATTCACTAGTCAGATTACCCaaataaacaaagaagaaatagtaaataattatattgGTATAATACTGATTCTACAACTTATTGTACATGCATAGCTTAGTATTGTGTTCTCTTTTTTCTGTTGAATTCTTTTGGACAGCTCAGATGTGGGATGGGGGAAGGTTCGCAACTGGAAGAGTGAGAAGGGTTCAGGGATCGATTTTACCCTTCTGGACTCTGTCAATATATATTGACTGAGGAGTTAGGGTGTTCCGATTGCCACAATTTCTTCATCTCGTTATCATGATTATAAATTCACTACATgctcttttaaaaaaaacaaaaacaaaaactacaTATCAGAGCAATATGGAATGTGCAAATGTTATGCTTCATGTGCTCGATTTCcacttctctcttttgttgatGTGATATAACATGTTGCATGTCGGTTGGCTTTATTGAAGGACCTTCCTAAACTGCTATCATTGCTTCGTTTGAACATTCTCTGGATCAGAAAGATTTACCGTTCTTACTATATTTCTGTTTGCAGGATGGATGAAGGAAGACAACCACTTTCGAGAAAGCTGCCTATTGCCTCTAGCAGGCTAAGCCCATACAGATTATCCATTTTAGTCCGCCTTGCTGTTCTTGGACTCTTTTTTCACTATCGAATAACGCATCCTGTCAATGATGCATATGTATTATGGCTGCTATCTATTATATGTGAAATATGGTTTGCTGTGTCATGGATATTTGATCAGTTACCTAAATGGTGTCCAATTCGTCGAGAGACATACTTGGATAGGCTATCTCTGAGGTATGCATAAACAatgcatttgtatataataATGTTTGTGTACATTGGTAGTTACccttattaaaaaatatgtgtgtACATGCCTCTCTGGTCATGTCCTTACCTTTTAGTTAAATGTTTTTCTCAGGTATGAGAAAGAAGGGAAGCCTTCTGGGTTAGCCCCTGTAGATATATTTGTTAGTACAGTGGATCCCCTAAAAGAACCTCCACTTATTACTGCAAATACTGTTCTCTCCATTCTTGCTTGTGACTATCCTGTGGACAAGGTTTCGTGCTATGTCTCTGATGATGGTGCTGCCATGCTTACTTTTGAGGCTCTCTCTGAAACATCTGAGTTCGCAAGGAAATGGGTCCCATTCTGCAAAAAGTTCAACATAGAGCCTCGAGCGCCCGAGTGGTATTTTTCTCTGAAGGTTGATTATCTGAAAAATAAAGTACTGCCATCGTTTGTGAGGGAACGTCGTGCTATGAAGGTGTGcaaattatcaaatttatgGTCTTCTCGACATTTTCCTTAGATGGTATGACTATAAAGACCTGTTGCTAAGACAACTTGGGAACATTCTTTTTTGTGCAGAGAGATTATGAAGAATTCAAGGTTCGGATAAATGGGCTGGTTGCCACAGCACAAAAGGTTCCTGAAGATGGCTGGACCATGCAAGATGGAACACCTTGGCCAGGAAATCTTGTCAGGGATCATCCTGGAATGATTCAGGTATAAATCTGATCTCTTTTATATCCTTACTTTAATGGTGATATTTTAACtaactaattttttattcttataattGAAAAGGTCTTCCTGGGTAATGATGGTGTCCGTGATATTGAAGGGAATGTATTGCCTCGCCTTATCTATGTTTCTCGTGAAAAGCGTCCTGGATTTGACCACCACAAGAAGGCTGGTGCCATGAATGCTTTGGTAAGTTCTCTTCCATTTCTCCTTCTTCCTCCTCCccttctttcctttttaaaaatattgctCTGGATAAGCTTTTGACCCTTTTTAAAATGTGATTCTAGATGCGTGTATCAGCAGTCATATCAAATGCTCCTTACATGCTCAATGTGGATTGTGATCACTATATAAATAACAGTAAGGCATTGAGAGAAGCTATGTGCTTTATGATGGACCCCACTTCAGGAAAGAAAATATGCTACGTACAATTTCCTCAAAGATTTGATGGTATTGACAGGCATGACAGATACTCCAACCGCAATGTTGTCTTCTTTGATGTACGTAAAATGCCTTCTTCTGGGTATTTTGTTATGGAATGTTGCACCTATGTATTGTTTATGTTATTGCGTAAGTATACGATATGCACCATTAACTGCCTGACAGTAAGCTAATGTATTCCATTTGCGGTAACAGATCAATATGAAAGGACTTGATGGGATCCAGGGTCCAATTTATGTCGGCACTGGATGTGTCTTCAGGAGGCAAGCCCTTTATGGTtatgatgctccaaagaagacaAAACCTCCAGGAAAAACATGCAACTGCTGGCCGAGATGGTGTTGCTGTTGTTTCGGTACTCGAAAGAAGCACAAGAAAGCGAAAACAACCAAGGATAACAAAAAGAAGCCAAAAAGCAAAGAGGCTTCACCACAAATTCATGCCCTTGAAAATATCGAGGAAGGAATTGAAGGTATGTAAAGGAACTTTAAGAAGCCACTCCTAATGGCTATTTTGTAGACTTAAGTCTTTAGATTAATAAATTTGGATCCCTTTTCATTGCAAGGAAACATCCTAATGGAACTACTTTCGAAGTGAAACTTCAGATTCCTG
This genomic window contains:
- the LOC101248382 gene encoding cellulose synthase A catalytic subunit 2 [UDP-forming] produces the protein MDTKGRLIAGSHNRNEFVLINADEVGRVTSVKELSGQICQICGDEIEVTVDGETFVACNECAFPVCRPCYEYERREGNQACPQCKTRYKRIKGSQRVDGDDEEDEFDDLDHEFDYDGTPRHLSEAALARLGRGTNYNASGLNTPAEVDPAALNSEIPLLTYGQEDDTISADKHALIIPPFMGRGKKIHPVPYTDSSMSLPPRPMDPKKDLAVYGYGTVAWKERMEDWKKKQNDKLQVVKHGGKGGDNDGDELDDPDLPKMDEGRQPLSRKLPIASSRLSPYRLSILVRLAVLGLFFHYRITHPVNDAYVLWLLSIICEIWFAVSWIFDQLPKWCPIRRETYLDRLSLRYEKEGKPSGLAPVDIFVSTVDPLKEPPLITANTVLSILACDYPVDKVSCYVSDDGAAMLTFEALSETSEFARKWVPFCKKFNIEPRAPEWYFSLKVDYLKNKVLPSFVRERRAMKRDYEEFKVRINGLVATAQKVPEDGWTMQDGTPWPGNLVRDHPGMIQVFLGNDGVRDIEGNVLPRLIYVSREKRPGFDHHKKAGAMNALMRVSAVISNAPYMLNVDCDHYINNSKALREAMCFMMDPTSGKKICYVQFPQRFDGIDRHDRYSNRNVVFFDINMKGLDGIQGPIYVGTGCVFRRQALYGYDAPKKTKPPGKTCNCWPRWCCCCFGTRKKHKKAKTTKDNKKKPKSKEASPQIHALENIEEGIEGIDSEKAALMPQIKLEKKFGQSPVFVASTLLEDGGIPPGATSASLLKEAIHVISCGYEDKTEWGKEIGWIYGSVTEDILTGFKMHCHGWRSVYCMPNRPAFKGSAPINLSDRLHQVLRWALGSVEIFFSRHCPIWYGYGCGLKPLERFSYINSVVYPLTSIPLIIYCALPAVCLLTGKFIVPEISNYASILFMALFIMIAVTSVIEMQWGGVTIDDWWRNEQFWVIGGASSHLFALFQGLLKVLAGVNTSFTVTSKAADDGEFSELYLFKWTSLLIPPMTLLILNIIGVIVGVSDAINNGYDSWGPLFGRLFFALWVIVHLYPFLKGCMGRQNNVPTIIIVWSILLASICSLLWVRLNPFTAKGGLSLEVCGLDCD